A genomic segment from Streptosporangium roseum DSM 43021 encodes:
- a CDS encoding ABC transporter ATP-binding protein, translated as MSTTDPDLRASGLHLAYDNRLVVEDLDVVIPPGRVTAIVGANACGKSTLLRALARLLAPRRGAVQLDGRALHSIPTRELAQRLGILPQTPVAPEGLTVIDLVNRGRSPHQTWWRQWSKADEQAVRGALAATGMTGLADRAVDELSGGQRQRAWIAMAVAQGTPVLLLDEPTTYLDLAHQIDVLDLITDLNRHEGRTVVMVLHDLNQACRYADHVIAMKSGRIVAEGVPSDVITARTVEEIFDLRCQVTTDPVSGTPLIIPMSRHHGASAIRAVAETA; from the coding sequence ATGTCGACCACCGACCCGGACCTGCGGGCGAGCGGACTGCACCTGGCGTACGACAACCGGCTGGTGGTGGAGGACCTCGACGTGGTCATCCCGCCGGGCCGCGTCACCGCCATCGTCGGCGCCAACGCCTGCGGCAAGTCCACCCTGCTGCGGGCTCTGGCACGGCTGCTCGCGCCGCGCCGGGGCGCCGTCCAGCTCGACGGCCGGGCCCTGCACTCCATCCCCACCAGGGAGCTGGCCCAGCGCCTGGGCATCCTGCCGCAGACGCCGGTCGCCCCGGAGGGGCTGACGGTCATCGACCTGGTCAACCGGGGCCGGTCGCCGCACCAGACCTGGTGGCGGCAGTGGTCGAAGGCCGACGAGCAGGCCGTCCGCGGCGCACTGGCCGCCACCGGCATGACCGGCCTCGCCGACCGCGCGGTCGACGAGCTCTCCGGCGGCCAGCGCCAGCGTGCCTGGATCGCCATGGCCGTCGCCCAGGGCACCCCGGTGCTGCTGCTGGACGAGCCGACGACCTACCTGGACCTGGCCCACCAGATCGACGTCCTGGACCTGATCACGGACCTCAACCGGCACGAGGGCCGCACGGTCGTGATGGTCCTGCACGACCTCAACCAGGCCTGCCGGTACGCCGACCACGTCATCGCCATGAAGTCCGGCCGCATCGTCGCCGAGGGCGTCCCGTCCGACGTCATCACGGCCCGCACCGTGGAGGAGATCTTCGATCTGCGCTGCCAGGTCACGACGGACCCGGTCAGCGGCACACCGCTGATCATCCCGATGAGCCGCCACCACGGCGCCTCCGCCATCAGGGCGGTCGCCGAGACGGCCTGA
- a CDS encoding FecCD family ABC transporter permease, with amino-acid sequence MNVPSPLRPRKTPHRTGGEIPASSHRTFRLAAPPVSGILRPRLITVCAALSVATFLVFCWGVSVGDYPIRLVDVMKALVGSGDPGTLLVVRELRLPRAVVGLLVGVAFAVSGALFQTMTRNPLGSPDMIGLTEGAGTAVVAGIVLGWDGGLGTQTLGLLGALATALLVYMLAWRRGTTGYRIILVGIGVAWVCTSATDYLVARGGRFQAQAALGWLVGNLNGRTWEQAVPLAAVMALLVPAALVLGRLMRTLQLGDDIAAGLGTRVQPVRFALLLTGVGLVAFGTAAAGPVAFVALAAPQIAQRLAGTAWPPPIASGLTGALVILSSDLIARKLISGTELPVGIVTGVLGAPVLLWLLIRANRAGSGG; translated from the coding sequence ATGAACGTACCGTCGCCCCTGCGGCCCCGGAAGACCCCGCACCGCACCGGCGGGGAGATCCCCGCCTCTTCCCACCGCACCTTCCGGCTGGCCGCCCCGCCCGTCTCCGGGATCCTGCGGCCACGGCTGATCACGGTGTGCGCCGCGCTCTCCGTCGCCACCTTCCTCGTCTTCTGCTGGGGCGTCTCGGTCGGCGACTACCCGATCCGCCTGGTCGATGTGATGAAGGCGCTGGTCGGCTCCGGCGACCCCGGGACCCTGCTGGTCGTCCGGGAGCTGCGGCTGCCGCGCGCCGTGGTCGGGCTGCTGGTCGGCGTCGCCTTCGCCGTCTCCGGCGCGCTGTTCCAGACCATGACCCGCAACCCGCTGGGCAGCCCGGACATGATCGGCCTCACCGAGGGCGCCGGCACCGCCGTGGTCGCCGGCATCGTGCTCGGCTGGGACGGCGGCCTGGGCACCCAGACGCTCGGGCTGCTCGGCGCGCTGGCCACCGCCCTGCTCGTCTACATGCTGGCCTGGAGGCGCGGCACCACCGGCTACCGGATCATCCTGGTGGGCATCGGGGTGGCATGGGTCTGCACCAGCGCCACTGACTATCTGGTGGCCAGGGGCGGGCGGTTCCAGGCGCAGGCCGCGCTCGGCTGGCTGGTGGGCAATCTCAACGGCCGCACCTGGGAGCAGGCCGTCCCGCTCGCCGCCGTCATGGCGCTGCTGGTTCCGGCGGCACTGGTGCTGGGCCGCCTGATGCGCACGCTCCAGCTCGGCGACGACATCGCCGCCGGTCTCGGCACCCGCGTGCAGCCGGTCCGCTTCGCCCTGCTGCTCACCGGTGTCGGGCTGGTCGCCTTCGGCACCGCGGCGGCGGGCCCGGTCGCCTTCGTGGCGCTCGCCGCGCCGCAGATCGCCCAGCGGCTGGCCGGCACCGCCTGGCCGCCGCCGATCGCCTCGGGGCTGACCGGAGCCCTGGTCATCCTGTCCAGCGACCTCATCGCGCGCAAGCTGATCTCCGGCACGGAACTGCCGGTCGGGATCGTCACCGGCGTCCTCGGCGCGCCGGTCCTGCTCTGGCTACTCATCCGCGCCAACCGCGCGGGCTCAGGAGGGTGA
- a CDS encoding FecCD family ABC transporter permease, translated as MTRSGALRPAFLVALLGALLVALCLLSLALGALSIPLDQVVRTLLGHPGSTLVENVIWSVRVPRTALGLTAGAALGLSGALMQALTRNPLADPGILGVSAGAAFAIVLSVAVLGLGTLLGYIWFAFAGALVASVLVFMLGKLGRSGLTPVKLALAGVAVTSLLSSLTSAVVLTNPEALNRYRFWSAGSLADQNGDVVLHLLPFVIAGTVLALACAPTLNSMALGDDVAASLGRRLGLVRLQGVIAITLLTGGAVAVIGPVVFLGLVVPHIARVLAQYAGLGPDHRWLLPLSAVLAPCLLLVADIIGRVVGRPVEIQAGILVAFIGGPFFITMVRRRRLAEV; from the coding sequence ATGACTCGGAGCGGAGCGCTCCGGCCGGCCTTTCTCGTGGCGCTGCTCGGCGCCCTCCTCGTCGCGCTCTGCCTGCTGTCGCTCGCGCTCGGCGCCCTGAGCATCCCCCTTGACCAGGTCGTACGGACGCTGCTCGGCCACCCGGGCAGCACTCTCGTCGAGAACGTCATCTGGTCCGTGCGCGTGCCGCGCACCGCGCTGGGCCTCACGGCCGGCGCGGCTCTCGGACTGTCCGGCGCGCTCATGCAGGCGCTGACCCGCAACCCGCTCGCCGACCCCGGCATACTGGGCGTCAGCGCCGGCGCCGCCTTCGCGATCGTGCTGTCGGTCGCGGTGCTCGGGCTGGGGACGCTGCTCGGCTACATCTGGTTCGCCTTCGCGGGCGCGCTCGTCGCGAGTGTCCTGGTCTTCATGCTGGGCAAGCTGGGGCGGTCCGGTCTGACGCCGGTCAAGCTCGCGCTCGCCGGAGTCGCCGTGACCTCGCTGCTGTCCTCACTCACCAGCGCCGTCGTCCTGACCAACCCGGAGGCGCTCAACCGCTACCGTTTCTGGTCGGCCGGCTCGCTCGCCGACCAGAACGGCGATGTGGTGCTCCATCTCCTGCCGTTCGTCATCGCCGGCACCGTACTGGCGCTGGCCTGCGCGCCCACGCTCAACAGCATGGCCCTCGGTGACGACGTGGCCGCCTCGCTGGGGCGGCGGCTGGGTCTCGTACGGCTGCAGGGCGTGATCGCGATCACGCTGCTGACCGGCGGGGCGGTGGCGGTCATCGGGCCGGTCGTCTTCCTCGGGCTGGTCGTCCCGCACATCGCCCGGGTCCTGGCCCAGTACGCCGGCCTGGGCCCCGATCATCGCTGGCTGCTGCCGCTGTCGGCGGTGCTCGCCCCCTGCCTGCTGCTCGTCGCGGACATCATCGGACGGGTCGTCGGCCGGCCGGTCGAGATCCAGGCCGGGATCCTGGTCGCCTTCATCGGCGGCCCGTTCTTCATCACCATGGTCCGCCGCCGTCGGCTCGCGGAGGTGTGA